In Vibrio lentus, a single genomic region encodes these proteins:
- a CDS encoding phosphopentomutase yields the protein MKRAFILVLDSFGIGETADADTFGDVGSDTMGHIADHCDQGLADNADRKGPLTLPNLSKLGLAMAHKESTGRFAPGMDADAEIIGAYGHAAELSSGKDTPSGHWEIAGVPVLFDWGYFTDKENSFPKELTDRILERAGLSDFLGNCHSSGTEILDNLGEEHMKTGLPIFYTSADSVFQIACHEETFGLQNLLDLCQIAREELADYNIGRVIARPFVGAGKGQFERTGNRRDLSVEPPAATILQKLVDEKGGNVHSIGKISDIYAGCGITQKTKATGIPALFEATKEAITEAGDNTIVFTNFVDFDSAYGHRRDVAGYAAALEYFDGRINEIIDMMKEDDVLILTADHGCDPTWPGSDHTREHIPVIVYGNKVPAGSLGRRDTFADIGQSLASYFGTSPMGYGTSFL from the coding sequence ATGAAAAGAGCATTTATTTTAGTTTTAGATTCATTCGGTATCGGTGAAACAGCAGATGCTGACACATTCGGCGATGTAGGTTCGGATACAATGGGTCACATTGCTGACCATTGTGATCAAGGTCTTGCAGACAACGCGGATCGTAAAGGTCCACTAACGCTGCCAAACCTGTCTAAGCTAGGTTTAGCGATGGCTCACAAAGAGTCTACAGGTCGCTTTGCTCCTGGTATGGATGCAGACGCTGAGATCATTGGCGCTTACGGTCACGCTGCTGAGCTGTCTTCTGGTAAAGACACGCCATCAGGTCACTGGGAAATCGCAGGTGTTCCTGTACTGTTTGACTGGGGCTACTTCACCGATAAAGAGAACAGCTTTCCAAAAGAACTGACTGACCGAATCCTTGAGCGTGCTGGTTTGTCTGACTTCTTAGGTAACTGCCACTCATCGGGTACAGAAATCCTAGATAACCTAGGTGAAGAACACATGAAGACTGGCCTGCCAATTTTCTACACTTCTGCTGACTCTGTTTTCCAGATCGCATGTCATGAAGAGACATTCGGCCTACAAAACCTATTAGACCTTTGTCAGATTGCTCGTGAAGAGCTAGCTGACTACAACATTGGTCGTGTTATCGCTCGTCCGTTTGTTGGTGCGGGTAAAGGTCAATTCGAACGAACTGGTAACCGTCGCGATCTTTCTGTGGAGCCGCCAGCGGCAACTATCCTTCAGAAGCTGGTTGATGAGAAGGGCGGCAACGTTCACTCAATCGGTAAGATCTCTGATATCTACGCAGGTTGTGGTATCACTCAGAAAACGAAAGCAACAGGTATCCCGGCGCTATTTGAAGCAACCAAAGAAGCGATCACTGAAGCGGGCGACAACACTATCGTGTTTACTAACTTCGTTGATTTCGACTCAGCATACGGTCACCGCCGTGATGTTGCCGGTTACGCAGCGGCACTTGAGTACTTCGATGGTCGCATCAATGAAATCATCGATATGATGAAAGAAGATGACGTGCTTATCCTGACTGCAGACCACGGTTGTGACCCAACATGGCCGGGTTCAGACCATACTCGTGAGCATATCCCAGTGATTGTTTACGGCAACAAGGTTCCAGCAGGCTCTCTAGGCCGTCGCGATACCTTCGCTGATATCGGTCAAAGCTTAGCGTCATACTTTGGTACATCGCCAATGGGATACGGTACAAGCTTTTTATAA
- the deoA gene encoding thymidine phosphorylase, which produces MYLPQEIIRRKRDNEVLTTEEINFFIQGVAKNTVSEGQIAAFAMAIFFNEMTMPERIALTCAMRDSGMVIDWSHMNFDGPIVDKHSTGGVGDVTSLMLGPMVAACGGFVPMISGRGLGHTGGTLDKLESIPGYNITPTNDVFGAVTKEAGVAIIGQTGDLAPADKRVYATRDITATVDNISLITASILSKKLAAGLDSLVMDVKVGSGAFMPTYEASEELAKSIVAVANGAGTKTTAILTDMNQVLASSAGNAVEVREAVQFLTGEYRNPRLLEITLASCAEMLVLGNLAKDSDEAREKLMAVLDNGKAAECFGKMVAGLGGPADFVTNYDNYLEKAEIVKPVYALESGVVSAMDTRAIGMAVVGMGGGRRVATDSIDYAVGFDSFIRLGEVASDDKPLAMIHARNEQQWQEAATALQNAITVGGEYTATPDVYRQIRSEDV; this is translated from the coding sequence ATGTATCTACCTCAAGAAATTATTCGCAGAAAACGTGATAACGAAGTACTGACCACAGAAGAAATTAACTTCTTCATCCAAGGTGTCGCTAAAAACACGGTTTCTGAAGGCCAAATTGCTGCATTCGCAATGGCTATCTTTTTTAATGAAATGACGATGCCAGAACGTATCGCACTAACATGTGCAATGCGTGATTCAGGCATGGTGATTGACTGGAGCCACATGAATTTTGATGGCCCAATCGTTGATAAACACTCTACTGGTGGTGTTGGTGACGTAACTTCTCTGATGCTTGGCCCTATGGTGGCAGCATGTGGCGGTTTCGTTCCAATGATCTCTGGTCGTGGTTTAGGCCACACTGGCGGTACGCTAGACAAGCTAGAATCTATCCCTGGTTACAACATTACACCTACCAACGATGTGTTTGGTGCAGTAACCAAAGAAGCTGGCGTGGCGATCATCGGCCAAACTGGCGATCTAGCACCGGCTGATAAGCGCGTTTACGCGACTCGTGATATCACAGCAACAGTCGATAACATCTCGCTAATCACCGCTTCAATCCTCTCTAAGAAATTGGCTGCTGGCCTTGATTCTCTAGTGATGGACGTAAAAGTCGGTTCAGGCGCCTTCATGCCGACTTACGAAGCTTCTGAAGAACTAGCGAAATCTATCGTTGCAGTAGCAAACGGTGCTGGCACGAAAACAACGGCAATTCTAACGGACATGAACCAAGTTCTTGCTTCTTCAGCGGGTAACGCAGTCGAAGTACGTGAAGCGGTTCAATTCCTAACTGGCGAATACCGCAACCCACGCTTGTTGGAAATTACGCTAGCGTCTTGCGCGGAAATGTTGGTGCTGGGTAACCTAGCAAAAGATTCAGATGAAGCGCGTGAAAAACTGATGGCAGTACTGGATAACGGTAAAGCAGCAGAGTGCTTCGGTAAGATGGTCGCGGGCCTTGGTGGTCCAGCAGATTTCGTAACGAACTACGACAATTACCTAGAAAAAGCAGAAATTGTTAAACCAGTGTACGCACTCGAAAGCGGTGTAGTATCTGCGATGGATACGCGTGCCATTGGTATGGCTGTCGTTGGTATGGGCGGTGGTCGCCGCGTAGCAACAGACAGCATTGATTACGCAGTCGGTTTTGATAGCTTCATTCGCCTTGGCGAAGTAGCAAGTGACGATAAACCATTAGCAATGATTCATGCTCGCAATGAACAACAGTGGCAAGAAGCTGCGACGGCATTACAAAATGCAATCACTGTGGGCGGAGAATATACAGCAACGCCAGACGTTTACCGTCAGATTCGTTCTGAAGACGTGTAA
- the deoC gene encoding deoxyribose-phosphate aldolase, with protein sequence MSDLKAAALRALKLMDLTTLNDDDTTEKVVALCHDAKTAVGNTAAICIYPRFIPAAKKALREQGTPEVRIATVTNFPHGNDDIEIAVAETKAAVAYGADEVDVVFPYRALIAGNEEVGFELVKQCKAACGDITLKVIIETGELKEEALIKKASQICIEAGADFIKTSTGKVPVNATPEFARMMLEVIRDMGVAKTVGFKPAGGVRTAEDAQAYLAMADELLGAEWADNMHYRFGASSLLTNLLNTLEVTDETADPAAY encoded by the coding sequence ATGAGCGATTTAAAAGCAGCAGCTCTACGTGCACTTAAACTTATGGACCTAACGACGCTAAATGACGACGATACTACTGAGAAAGTAGTGGCGCTTTGTCATGACGCGAAGACTGCAGTTGGCAACACCGCTGCAATCTGTATTTACCCTCGCTTTATCCCAGCCGCTAAGAAAGCGTTGCGTGAGCAAGGTACTCCAGAAGTACGCATTGCGACTGTAACTAACTTCCCTCATGGTAATGACGACATCGAAATTGCTGTTGCAGAAACAAAAGCAGCGGTAGCGTACGGCGCAGACGAAGTTGACGTAGTATTCCCATACCGTGCTCTTATTGCTGGCAACGAAGAAGTTGGCTTTGAGCTAGTTAAACAATGTAAAGCAGCTTGTGGTGACATCACGCTTAAAGTGATCATCGAAACTGGTGAGCTTAAAGAAGAAGCACTGATCAAGAAAGCTTCTCAAATCTGTATCGAAGCGGGCGCAGATTTCATCAAGACTTCAACAGGTAAAGTCCCAGTAAACGCGACTCCTGAGTTCGCGCGCATGATGCTTGAAGTTATTCGTGACATGGGCGTTGCTAAAACAGTTGGTTTCAAACCAGCTGGTGGCGTTCGTACAGCTGAAGATGCTCAAGCTTACCTAGCAATGGCTGATGAGCTACTAGGCGCTGAGTGGGCAGACAACATGCACTACCGTTTTGGTGCTTCAAGCCTACTGACTAACCTTCTTAATACATTAGAAGTGACAGACGAAACTGCTGATCCAGCAGCATACTAA
- a CDS encoding NupC/NupG family nucleoside CNT transporter, protein MSLFMSLVGMVALIAIAVLLSDNRKAINLRTVGGAFAIQFALGAFVLYIPWGRDLLAGFSAGVANVIDYGKDGTGFLFGSLVNFSVDGIGFIFAFQVLPTLIFFSALISVLYYIGVMQIVIKVLGGGLQKALGTSRAESMSAAANIFVGQTEAPLVVRPFVPKMTNSELFAVMCGGLASVAGGVLAGYASMGVPLEYLVAASFMAAPGGLLFAKIIKPETDTPDDNIADEMDGGDDKPANVIDAAAGGASVGLQLALNVGAMLLAFIGLIALINGILGGIGGWFGMEHLTLELLLGWIFAPLAFIIGVPWEEATIAGSFIGQKTVVNEFVAYLNFVPYIGENAQIVEATGQVMSVKTQAIISFALCGFANLSSIAILLGGLGGIAPSRRHDIARMGVKAVIAGTLSNLMAATIAGFFLSF, encoded by the coding sequence ATGAGCCTGTTTATGAGCCTCGTCGGAATGGTTGCACTGATTGCAATCGCAGTACTACTATCTGACAACCGCAAAGCTATTAATCTAAGAACAGTGGGTGGCGCTTTCGCTATCCAATTCGCACTTGGTGCATTCGTACTTTACATCCCTTGGGGTCGTGATCTACTTGCAGGTTTCTCTGCTGGTGTAGCAAACGTGATCGACTACGGTAAAGACGGTACTGGTTTCCTATTCGGCAGCCTAGTTAACTTCTCAGTTGACGGTATCGGTTTCATCTTTGCTTTCCAAGTACTACCAACTCTGATTTTCTTCTCTGCACTTATCTCTGTACTTTACTACATTGGTGTAATGCAAATTGTAATCAAAGTTCTTGGTGGTGGTCTTCAGAAAGCTCTAGGTACTTCTCGCGCCGAGTCTATGTCTGCAGCAGCAAACATTTTCGTTGGTCAAACAGAAGCACCTCTAGTTGTTCGTCCTTTTGTTCCTAAAATGACTAACTCTGAACTATTCGCAGTAATGTGTGGTGGTTTGGCTTCTGTAGCTGGTGGTGTACTAGCAGGTTACGCATCTATGGGTGTACCTCTAGAGTACCTAGTTGCAGCGTCATTCATGGCAGCACCTGGTGGTCTACTATTCGCTAAAATCATCAAGCCTGAAACAGATACGCCAGACGATAACATCGCTGACGAAATGGACGGTGGCGATGACAAACCAGCTAACGTTATCGACGCAGCAGCAGGTGGCGCATCAGTTGGTCTACAACTAGCTCTTAACGTTGGTGCAATGCTATTAGCATTCATCGGTCTAATTGCTCTAATCAACGGTATCCTTGGTGGCATCGGTGGTTGGTTCGGTATGGAACACCTAACTCTAGAACTTCTTCTAGGTTGGATCTTCGCACCGCTAGCATTCATCATTGGTGTTCCATGGGAAGAAGCAACTATCGCTGGTTCTTTCATTGGTCAGAAGACAGTTGTTAACGAATTCGTTGCATACCTAAACTTCGTACCATACATCGGTGAGAACGCTCAAATCGTTGAAGCAACTGGCCAAGTAATGTCTGTTAAGACTCAAGCAATTATCTCGTTCGCTCTATGTGGTTTCGCAAACCTTTCTTCAATTGCGATTCTTCTAGGTGGCCTAGGTGGTATTGCACCAAGCCGTCGCCACGACATCGCTCGTATGGGTGTTAAAGCGGTTATTGCTGGTACTCTATCTAACCTGATGGCAGCAACAATTGCTGGCTTCTTCCTGTCTTTCTAA
- a CDS encoding TatD family hydrolase — MTPELSEFPLFDTHCHADFDIFEQGIALDKGIEGYVKEAKQAHIEKLLIPSIGQSNWRKLDQIAQSHPNIYYALGFHPYFLEQAEDEQFSELRQLLSSRTSQCVAIGECGLDFFVDVDRDKQERFFIQQMELAKAFELPLIIHGRKSYNRLIELIKQHKFTLGGVIHGFSGSEQQALAWIKLGFYIGVGGTITYPRAQKTRTTIAKLPLECLVLETDAPDMPVYGNQGNVNHSKYLVTILNELILLRNETKQSVAAQIWQNSHRAFGICE, encoded by the coding sequence ATGACACCAGAATTAAGTGAATTTCCGCTGTTTGACACCCATTGCCATGCGGACTTTGACATCTTTGAGCAAGGTATTGCACTTGATAAAGGTATTGAAGGTTACGTTAAAGAGGCGAAACAAGCACACATCGAGAAGCTGCTGATCCCTTCTATTGGTCAAAGTAACTGGAGGAAGCTTGATCAAATAGCTCAATCTCACCCCAATATTTACTACGCATTAGGCTTTCATCCTTACTTTTTAGAGCAAGCGGAGGATGAGCAATTTTCGGAACTTCGCCAATTACTCTCTTCAAGAACGAGCCAATGTGTTGCGATAGGAGAGTGCGGACTCGACTTTTTTGTTGATGTAGATAGAGATAAACAAGAGCGTTTTTTCATCCAACAAATGGAACTCGCGAAGGCATTTGAACTGCCTTTAATCATCCATGGAAGGAAGTCTTACAACCGACTTATTGAGCTAATAAAGCAGCACAAATTCACTTTGGGTGGCGTGATTCACGGCTTTTCGGGGAGTGAGCAGCAGGCTTTGGCGTGGATCAAGCTCGGTTTCTATATTGGCGTCGGTGGAACGATCACTTACCCAAGAGCGCAAAAAACGCGCACAACCATCGCTAAACTGCCCCTTGAATGCTTGGTGTTGGAAACGGATGCTCCCGACATGCCTGTGTACGGAAACCAAGGAAATGTTAATCATTCCAAATATTTAGTTACGATATTAAATGAACTTATTTTGCTTAGAAATGAGACAAAGCAATCGGTTGCAGCGCAAATATGGCAAAATAGCCATCGAGCATTCGGTATATGTGAATAA
- a CDS encoding DUF5363 family protein, giving the protein MFSWIKAWIQKYDKWCEELGLTPENKRSCVAYRRDPQGQQTESREDDTRIK; this is encoded by the coding sequence ATGTTCAGTTGGATAAAAGCTTGGATTCAGAAATACGATAAGTGGTGCGAAGAGCTTGGCTTAACGCCTGAAAATAAGCGCAGCTGTGTGGCTTATCGCCGTGATCCTCAAGGACAACAAACAGAGAGTAGGGAAGATGACACCAGAATTAAGTGA
- a CDS encoding LysR family transcriptional regulator, translating into MFDLNLVKPFLSVYQQRSITKAAESLELTQPAVSAAIKRFEAVVGYALFVRVGRSIEPTSMAHKLAGQLSDALELMEGAVSRKRDFTVYMPANLLHKMPMLNGVQLVESPISVENVVEDIRLNRVDLVVDTGLPKQSSLASEFATTDRLLLMSDPENSQFGEKISMDEFLEARHVTLKLLRQDTQIVDFLSEKSFTRDVAIEVRNLTNLILAVKGTDYIAAVPVSMIHLAKTIGLQIHEPPFSMRPVEFEFFYHKKYQTNGQHQELRDQLKHLLNS; encoded by the coding sequence GTGTTTGATCTCAATTTAGTAAAGCCATTTCTCTCTGTATATCAACAAAGATCGATAACCAAAGCTGCTGAATCGTTAGAGTTAACTCAACCTGCGGTTAGTGCTGCAATCAAGAGGTTTGAAGCGGTCGTAGGTTATGCGTTGTTCGTAAGAGTTGGGCGTTCAATAGAACCAACTTCAATGGCTCACAAACTGGCTGGTCAATTATCTGATGCTTTAGAGTTGATGGAAGGAGCAGTATCAAGAAAACGTGATTTTACGGTTTATATGCCTGCGAATCTGCTCCACAAAATGCCCATGCTCAATGGTGTTCAGCTGGTTGAATCCCCAATTTCTGTAGAGAATGTTGTCGAGGATATCCGACTCAACCGAGTAGATTTAGTGGTCGATACTGGTTTACCTAAACAGTCAAGTTTAGCGTCTGAATTTGCAACTACTGATCGATTGCTTCTTATGAGTGATCCTGAGAACAGTCAATTTGGTGAGAAGATTTCGATGGATGAGTTTCTTGAAGCACGGCATGTAACCTTGAAGTTACTTCGACAAGATACTCAAATAGTCGACTTTCTTTCCGAAAAGAGCTTCACACGTGATGTGGCAATTGAAGTTCGAAATCTAACTAACTTGATCTTAGCTGTAAAAGGAACTGACTATATTGCTGCGGTTCCGGTTAGCATGATCCATTTGGCTAAAACCATAGGTTTACAAATTCATGAGCCTCCATTCTCAATGCGTCCTGTGGAGTTTGAGTTTTTCTATCACAAGAAGTATCAAACTAATGGGCAGCATCAAGAGTTGCGAGATCAGCTTAAACACTTATTAAATAGTTAG